From the genome of Ziziphus jujuba cultivar Dongzao chromosome 6, ASM3175591v1, one region includes:
- the LOC107405821 gene encoding L-type lectin-domain containing receptor kinase VIII.2, whose product MPDEFTLGRPGPWLGIANDACNHYKIFAVEFDTSHDAEFGDPNDDHVGINAGTVVSFKTANSSEATISLHSSSVDRAWIIYNGDQRWIDVHLGVDGDPIPKIPILSSPLNLSPFLKEYMFVGFSASTGNSTQIHNILSWNFSSVSQAFIQLPSGKTCHRNIVQQVSKYSSANVKHYGQLSSFFIFVAVLGLCTVSLLIYFKGSEAKESSISLWLFENKQRPVPPGKLRRFNVLEVQKATRCFSESEVLTSDSGGVLYRGTLGNGRQVAVKRWFSTTRSVSFSYLHYSSRIPERIGELTQVNHPNLATICGWCCESNEIMIFYHYYQYGSMDRWLFGICSLPWTRRFRLIKDVAEALSYLHRNELVHGNLKSSSVFFDVDYKAVLGDYGFVNFCEGLKERDMGKKEDVFQFGILVMEMVVGKKKEGTEWLDEEGGGGGGGGEKGVLGFARRMYERGEMVKMVDKRMVDRVNFEEAILRVLIMGLNCTAIEVEGRPYMEEVVHFFNLMQSLNFH is encoded by the coding sequence ATGCCTGACGAGTTCACCCTTGGACGTCCAGGTCCATGGCTTGGCATAGCCAACGATGCGTGCAACCATTACAAGATCTTCGCCGTTGAGTTCGACACGAGCCACGATGCGGAATTCGGCGACCCAAATGACGACCACGTTGGCATCAATGCCGGCACCGTTGTTTCCTTCAAGACGGCGAATTCATCGGAAGCAACGATTTCTCTCCATAGCAGCTCAGTCGATCGAGCCTGGATCATCTATAATGGCGACCAGAGGTGGATCGATGTTCATCTCGGAGTAGATGGCGATCCAATTCCCAAAATCCCCATTTTATCTTCACCATTAAATCTCTCTCCTTTTCTCAAAGAATACATGTTCGTCGGCTTCAGTGCTTCAACAGGAAATTCAACGCAAATCCATAACATATTATCATGGAATTTCTCATCCGTATCACAAGCTTTTATCCAACTTCCTTCTGGCAAAACTTGCCATAGAAACATAGTCCAACAAGTTTCCAAATACTCTTCTGCTAATGTCAAACACTATGGTCAACTTAGTAGCTTCTTTATCTTTGTAGCTGTTCTTGGACTTTGCACGGTGTCTTTGCTCATTTACTTCAAAGGTAGTGAGGCGAAAGAGAGTTCGATATCTCTTTGGCTCTTCGAAAACAAACAACGGCCCGTACCGCCGGGAAAGCTTCGACGATTTAATGTTCTGGAGGTTCAAAAAGCCACACGGTGTTTTAGCGAAAGCGAAGTTTTGACAAGTGATTCAGGTGGTGTTCTTTATAGAGGGACTCTGGGAAATGGACGTCAAGTGGCGGTGAAGCGGTGGTTCTCCACAACTCGATCAGTGAGCTTCTCATACTTGCATTATTCGAGCCGAATTCCGGAAAGAATCGGCGAGTTAACTCAAGTTAACCATCCAAATCTCGCGACGATTTGTGGGTGGTGCTGCGAAAGCAACGAGATTATGATCTTCTACCATTACTACCAGTATGGAAGCATGGATCGGTGGCTGTTCGGAATCTGTTCGCTTCCATGGACACGGCGATTCCGGCTCATTAAAGATGTAGCAGAGGCACTGAGTTACCTCCATCGCAATGAACTCGTTCATGGAAACTTGAAATCGAGCAGTGTTTTTTTCGACGTAGATTACAAAGCCGTTCTCGGAGATTATGGTTTTGTTAATTTCTGTGAGGGTTTGAAAGAGAGAGATATGGGGAAGAAAGAGGATGTTTTCCAGTTCGGGATTTTGGTGATGGAAATGGTggtggggaagaagaaggagggcACTGAATGGTTGGAtgaagaaggaggaggaggaggaggaggaggagagaagGGTGTTTTAGGGTTTGCAAGGAGGATGTATGAGAGAGGAGAGATGGTGAAGATGGTGGACAAGAGAATGGTTGATCGTGTGAACTTTGAAGAAGCAATTCTTCGGGTTTTGATAATGGGATTGAATTGCACTGCCATTGAAGTTGAAGGGAGGCCTTACATGGAAGAGGTGGTGCATTTCTTTAACTTGATGCAGAGTTTGAATTTTCATTGA